The genomic window CGTCTCGAGGAAATCGATCGCGGCACCATCGTCGTCGACGGCATGGACCTTTACGACCCGAAAACGGACATCACCAAGGTGCGCGAAGAGGTGGGGATGGTGTTCCAGTCCTTCAACCTGTTCCCGCACAAGACCGTGCTCGACAACCTGACCCTCGCCCAGATCGTGGTACGCAAGCGTTCCAGGCAGGAGGCTGAGGAGAAGGCTATGGTGCTTCTCGAGCGCGTAGGCCTCGCTTCCAAGGCAAAATCGTACCCGGGCAAGCTCTCCGGCGGGCAGCAGCAGCGTGTTGCCATTGCGCGCTCGCTCGCCATGGAACCGAAACTCATGCTCTTCGACGAGCCGACCTCTGCGCTCGACCCGGAGATGATCGGTGAGGTTCTCGACGTCATGAAGGATCTTGCCAAGGAAGGCATGACCATGGCCGTTGTAACGCACGAGATGGGTTTCGCGCGCGAGGTGGCGGACCGCGTCATATTCATGGACGCTGGTCGCATCGTGGAGGAGGGGACGCCAGAGCACTTCTTCACGCAGCCAACGCACGAGCGCGCCAAGTTGTTCCTGAGCCAGATTTTGTAATTTAGCTGGCCCCTGCGTCAGTAGGGGCCAGTTTTTGTATCCGGTGTAATTTACTTCAGCAACAGGAAAGGGGTGATAGGTC from Geomonas ferrireducens includes these protein-coding regions:
- a CDS encoding amino acid ABC transporter ATP-binding protein; the protein is MSTNNRRKMVEAKEIIKVYGSFRALDRVSLDVYDGEKVVIIGPSGSGKSTLLRSINRLEEIDRGTIVVDGMDLYDPKTDITKVREEVGMVFQSFNLFPHKTVLDNLTLAQIVVRKRSRQEAEEKAMVLLERVGLASKAKSYPGKLSGGQQQRVAIARSLAMEPKLMLFDEPTSALDPEMIGEVLDVMKDLAKEGMTMAVVTHEMGFAREVADRVIFMDAGRIVEEGTPEHFFTQPTHERAKLFLSQIL